A genome region from Columba livia isolate bColLiv1 breed racing homer chromosome 2, bColLiv1.pat.W.v2, whole genome shotgun sequence includes the following:
- the LSM5 gene encoding U6 snRNA-associated Sm-like protein LSm5 isoform X1 translates to MAATATTNPSQLLPLELVDKCIGSRIHIVMKSDKEIVGTLLGFDDFVNMVLEDVTEFEITPEGRRITKLDQILLNGNNITMLVPGGEGPEV, encoded by the exons ATGGCGGCCACTGCGACCACCAAcccctctcagctgctgccGCTCG AGCTTGTGGACAAATGCATAGGTTCACGCATCCATATTGTGATGAAGAGCGATAAAGAAATCGTTGGGACACTTCTAGGGTTTGATGACTTTGTCA ATATGGTACTAGAAGATGTTACAGAATT TGAGATTACACCTGAGGGCAGAAGAATCACAAAGCTAGACCAGATTTTGCTCAATGGAAATAACATAACAATG CTGGTTCCTGGAGGAGAAGGACCTGAAGTATGA
- the LSM5 gene encoding U6 snRNA-associated Sm-like protein LSm5 isoform X2, whose protein sequence is MKSDKEIVGTLLGFDDFVNMVLEDVTEFEITPEGRRITKLDQILLNGNNITMLVPGGEGPEV, encoded by the exons ATGAAGAGCGATAAAGAAATCGTTGGGACACTTCTAGGGTTTGATGACTTTGTCA ATATGGTACTAGAAGATGTTACAGAATT TGAGATTACACCTGAGGGCAGAAGAATCACAAAGCTAGACCAGATTTTGCTCAATGGAAATAACATAACAATG CTGGTTCCTGGAGGAGAAGGACCTGAAGTATGA